The following DNA comes from Paenibacillus crassostreae.
GTATCGTGAGGATGATATGCTCTCGAATCAGTTTGTGATTTCTAGACTTACTATGCAATGTTGTTCTGCGGATACTGCGCCATATGGTATAATGGTGGAATCTGTAGACGCGACTAATTTCGCTGAGGACACATGGGTTGAACTGACAGGGACCATTGGTCAGACGACATACAATAGCAACGAAATTATGAAAATAGATGCCATAAGTCTTACACCTACAGATGCTTCGGCAACACCTTATATTTATCCGTATTTCGATGATTTCAATCAATTAGGGAATTAATTATTAACTAACAATAAGCAATTTCGATGAGAAAGGAAAGAATAACATGACAGAGCATGAACATGAGCATGAGGATCGTAAATCAAGAGTTAATCAAATGATTCATGTGATGACGACAAGTGGATGGAGAATCACGGAACAACGACGGAAGTTAGCAGAGATATTTACGGATGCCAATGGATATTTATCTCCAAAAGATGTGTATGATCAAATGACAGTTCCATATCCAAGTGTAAGCTTTGATACGGTGTATCGAAATTTACGATTATTGAGCGAAATGGGTGCTTTAGAACAATTTTATTTCATGGAAGGCGGACTGAAATTTAAAGCAAGATGTTCTACACATCATCACCATCATTTAATTTGTGTGAATTGTGAGAAAACATTAACCTTTGATTATTGTCCGATGGAGCAATCCTTGAAATTACCTGGCTCGTTTAAAATAATCAATCATCGATTCGAGGTATATGGATTATGTGAAGAATGCCAAAAGGAACCTGTTAACTCTTAATTACATTTGTAAACAAGTATAAACGCCTTCGGCGTCCTTTTAAGGACGGTAAGTGTTTAAGCGAGAAATATAAGAAAGTATAGCGTAAAACTTATACTTTCTTATATTTGAGACAAAGAAGAAGCCCTCTGTGTGGGGCTTCTTCTTTATTTCTATATTAGATGGATTTCCAATCGGATAAGATACGATCAATGTCTAATTCGATACCAATAATTACGATGTAAGCATCACCTAAGTAGGATGTTTCCTCCCAATAAGTGCGTTTACCAGCATGTTGCATTAATAGTGTTTTATTTTGATTAGATAAATACATATAACCCTTGGCTCGCAGCAATTTATCTTTCCATCGTTGAAGGAATCGTTCAATGTTCTCTTGTGTTACTGCCGTTCGTGATTCAATAGGTAACGTTAATGACTGAACACGAGCGAAAGAGCGGTATTCTTCAGCATGAGAGTCATTCACCCGTGATACAGTTGATTTAGCTTGGCTTAGTGACGCCGGATTTATCATACGGAATCGTTGGATATTTACCTTTTGTTCACCTGTTGATTTCACAATGCCAGAAAGAATAGAAGTATGGTCCACCCGGCTATGTGTAGCAAAAGTAATAAGCGCATTTTCATTATGTTTCATAATCATATTCTTTACTTTCCGCAGATGCGATTCTTTGACAAGATCGGTTTTATTTACAATAATCTGATCAGCTACTTCGATTTGTCTTCGTAGTGTCTGTACAAGTTGTTTATCTGATGAGAATACACTGTTATAATCCAATACATTCTCAGCATCCAATACGGTGACGATCTGCTTCAAAGACATATGTTGTATGAGTCCAGGTTCAGTAATCGCGTCTGCGATTTCTTCCGGATTAGCTACTCCCGTTAGTTCTATGAGTATAACATCTGGCTTACTTTTAAGAAGGGTAGTTAGACTGGAAATGAGCTCACTTTTTTTACTGCAACATACACAACCATCCAAAAGCTTCTCCATCGTCTCCCCACTATGCTCGTCCAAAATGATTCCATCTACATCTGATTTACCTAGTTCATTCATTAAGATCCCGGGCTGCAAATATCGAGATCTAATTTCTTTCAGTAGATGTAGCAGGTACGTCGTTTTGCCACTCCCCAGAAAACCACTTATAACAATGACTGGAATCCTCAATCGATAACCTCCTTATATACTTCATGTAATAGATGGATATTCATATGGTGAAGATATGATGCCATTCAGGAGTAATTTTTACGTAAAAGTAACGACCGCTACGCTTCAACAAGACAAATTCATTTTAGCCTAAAAAATTATTTTGCTATTGACTAAAAAAAAGGTAACTGCTAAACTACTTTAAGTGTAATGATTACGAATAAATAATTGTCTGCGTATTAGTTTTTAGATTCTCTTTTTATTTAATCTATTATCGTAAAAATTACTAATTAATACTACAGATATATTAGGATCATGAGTTTGGTTTATCTGTTGATTCATGATTATTCAGAAGGGAAGAGTTAGTTCATGATAGTTGCGTCATTAGAAGAAGTTGTATTTGGATATAGTGATGTTCCTTGTATTGAGGATGCCAGTATGGATGTTCACTCTGGAGAATTTGTTGCGGTAACAGGCCCAAATGGAGCATCCAAAACTACATTGCTAAAACTTATGCTTGGACTGTTACAACCATGGGAAGGGAAGGTTCATCTAGCTGCTACAAATACTGAGGGAAGAAAACTTGTTGTAGGGTATGTGCCACAGCAGATTGCATCATTTAATGCTGGATTTCCTAGTACGATTATGGAATTTGTCCGATCTGGTAGATTTGTTCGAGGATCTTGGTTACGAAGATTAAACACAGAAGACCATGAATGGACTGAACAAGTATT
Coding sequences within:
- a CDS encoding Fur family transcriptional regulator produces the protein MTEHEHEHEDRKSRVNQMIHVMTTSGWRITEQRRKLAEIFTDANGYLSPKDVYDQMTVPYPSVSFDTVYRNLRLLSEMGALEQFYFMEGGLKFKARCSTHHHHHLICVNCEKTLTFDYCPMEQSLKLPGSFKIINHRFEVYGLCEECQKEPVNS
- a CDS encoding CobW family GTP-binding protein, with protein sequence MRIPVIVISGFLGSGKTTYLLHLLKEIRSRYLQPGILMNELGKSDVDGIILDEHSGETMEKLLDGCVCCSKKSELISSLTTLLKSKPDVILIELTGVANPEEIADAITEPGLIQHMSLKQIVTVLDAENVLDYNSVFSSDKQLVQTLRRQIEVADQIIVNKTDLVKESHLRKVKNMIMKHNENALITFATHSRVDHTSILSGIVKSTGEQKVNIQRFRMINPASLSQAKSTVSRVNDSHAEEYRSFARVQSLTLPIESRTAVTQENIERFLQRWKDKLLRAKGYMYLSNQNKTLLMQHAGKRTYWEETSYLGDAYIVIIGIELDIDRILSDWKSI
- a CDS encoding metal ABC transporter ATP-binding protein — protein: MIVASLEEVVFGYSDVPCIEDASMDVHSGEFVAVTGPNGASKTTLLKLMLGLLQPWEGKVHLAATNTEGRKLVVGYVPQQIASFNAGFPSTIMEFVRSGRFVRGSWLRRLNTEDHEWTEQVLRQVGMWQHRHRKIGELSGGQKQRICIARALAQESDLLILDEPTTGMDLESRIGFYELMHRLVKDQGKTVIMVTHGLSEVNDYLDRIIELERKEEGGWKCCTMTSCSGHFVPVG